The sequence GAGGAAACAAAGTCGATCTAGAAGAGGAAACCATATTCGAAATATTAGAGGAAACCATACCAGATGAGGAACCCGTACCAGCTGAGTAAACTACTTCACCCACTTTAAATCTAACTGCCTGTCTTTTCTTTTTCGTTTGATAAAGCTTTTCATCACCCCACTTATCAGCCAAATTAGTATTATGAGGTATATTAACATCCTCAGGCAAGTCATCATCAGAATGACCACTCTCTCCAATCAAAACTTCCTCATCATTAATACCAATTTCAGAGTTAAGAACTTCAAACCTGTTACGATCCAAACAATGTTCCTGACTTAACAGATCATTGCTCAAAGGAGAATTTGAAAAAACCTTGTTCATATTATCAACATGAGACATATTAGCACCAATATTCCCATTTAACTTAGTTTGCTCAGACCTAGTTCTTTCCAATTTATCCTGAGCAACTAATGCAGCGTGCTCAGCAGCAACCTGCTTGGACTTCGCCAAAGCCAGAGTTGCATTGCGATATTCTGTTTCAGATTTAGCAAGGTCATCATTCAGCTGCTTCGTTTTCTCCAGTTCAGCTTCCTCAATATCATCTACCGCAACCTCCCCAGAAAAAATTTGTTGTGTTTGATCTCTAGTTTGATTTTGAGCCTCAGATGAAACCCCCTTTTTCTTAGTCTTCACCTGCTTCCAACCACCTTGATTATCAACCTGAGATGACTGTTGCACATTCGTGTTACCATTCTTTATTAGCCTTCTTCTTTCTACATTCAGTCTCAGTATGACCAATAATCTTGCAATGAGAGCAAAACTTAGGTCGTTTTGGGATATTAAAAGGTTGCCAAAATTCCCTACCATTCACAGTAAGAAGAATGCCCTCATAGTCGAGTTCTGTAAAATCAATATCAACAAGTACAGAACCAAAGTACCCATACTCATGATTTAGGGTTCTTTTGTCCACTATTATTGGTGTTCCAATAGTTTGTCCAAGAGATAGCAACGTCTTCTCTATCCATAACTCCACTGGCAGTCCCGGGAATTTAACCCAAACTGTAGCACGAGATGTCACCTGTTTATCCGCATCAAAGCTAGGGTACCATCCTGAAGTTTCAAACTTTGGTGTGCTACCAACCAGGTTTTATCTTCACGGTAAactttttctttatcattttgaGTCCATAACTTAATGATGAAGAAACCACGATTCATAGGAACGAACTGCACTCTCCCATCATCTAAACCCCATTGAAATAACAAATTTTTCTTAACATCATTAAAATCTAGGTCTTTAAAATCCAGACGCCCAATGAGATTGTACTTCCAGATTTCACAACCTTCCATGAAAAAATCTTGAGGAATAACCAACGCTAGCTTACCATCTTTAACAGTTGATTTAGGTAAAATACTCAAATCAACAGTTGTGGTTGGCATCTGTTTTTTACCTTTAAGCATTTCAGCAAACGTGAGAACCTTATTCTGACCGGAATCAGATAAGTCCCCCATCCCAGATCACCAAAAAGATGATCCAAAGAGATGtgcggaaaaaaaaattaaaaaaaaaacaaaccctaaaatcgccagagtaaaaactaggagagagaaaaaaaaacgatGGTTAACTTAAAGTATAGGTAAATGGTTAAAAAATTGGGTTAAAGGCACaaaggttatattaaagtttaaacCTCAAAGAGGTTTACTACCTACAAGCCCGAAAAAAAAATGGATTCTAATCGTGTTTTACTTATTGGTGATTCAAGTGAGAGTAATCGTTCTTATGCAGATGctttcaaacaaaagaaaactttgCATCCTACAAAAGTTGATATttcttctttactaaacccaaaGTTAATTGAGGGAGAACCTTCCCTGGATATTCCAACGGAATTTTTCCAAGAGGGTTGTGTTCCTtttcaacacagtttcattgCTCCAATAGATCACACTGGTCTAAAGTTCAATGAACTTAAGCAAAATCTAGAAACACAATGGGGATATTCTGCCAAGTTTGTTCCTATGAAGAAAGTTTTTTTCATCATTATGTGCAACTCCAAGGAAGATAAGGAGAAAATACGTAAAAAGAAGTGGTTTATTGATCAACATCTGCTTCGATTGATTGATTGGTACCCAAGCTTCAACCCTGAGAAACAAGCTACGTCCCATGCAGCTGTTTGGGTGCAATTTCCGGGGCTGCCAGTTGAACATTGGACTGAGAAGACATTATTATCTATGGGTAAAGTTCTGGgaactcctattgtggttgatcagAAAACCCTAGATTTGGATTTCGGTTATTATGTTGTTGTTTTGGTGGATATAGATTTTGGTAAACATATTCCTTCTAGGATTCTTCTTAATTCTGAAGGAAACAAATTTTGGCAATACCTAGAAATTCCTAAATGTCCAAAGTTTTGTATGCATTGTAATATTATTGGACATCATGATAAGGAATGTAAAAAAAAGCAAGCTCATAAGAATGTTTTAAACCCACCTGCTAAGCAATCTACTGGACAATCTGCTGATCAATCTGCTTGGAAGAATGTTCCGAAGAGGAAGAATGGCCGTGGCAAGAAAAACAATGCAGCAAACCATGGTTCGCATGAGGGGAATGCTGGTGATGTGGAGAAAATCACTCAGCTTGAGGCGACTGTTGCTCGTTCTGAAGCTATTTATCGTGCAACCGCTGCTGAGCTTGAAAAGGCTAAGCAAGCTGCTACAGATGAATCAACATTGGAGAAAGGGACTGTGTTAGAGGGAACCAGCGCCTCAGTATCCAAGTCTGAAAATTCTGTTGAATTGGCTAGAACTAGACAGAACTTGACAGATAAGAACGTAGATAACTTGTCTTCTACCCCTTTGCAGATAGTTGTGCATGGGACTTCGCACGAATCTGTGCATGAAGTGCATGCTAACAATTCAACTCCTCTGTATAATGTTATTTCTGAGATTGAGGTGGTTCTTTCACCTAATAGATATGGTGTGCTCAGTGATGAATTGGGATTAACTGACGAGGCTATCAATGCTGAAGTTTTTCGTGAAGAGGAGAATTTGGAAGAGCATATGTCACCGGAACAAGCTGCTTCTGGAGTCAAGGGTGCGAAATGGGGTAATTGGATGTGGAGAAGCGTCAGGATAGAAGAATCCTAAAACCAACGGACTCTCATGATACATCATCCTCAACTGAGTTGGAATCCAATTCTGGTTCTGATTCTGAAGTTAATGCCTTAGGTGTTAAGGTTAAGAAGGGTCGTTCTCCAGGCATTGCCAAAATTGGTACTGCTAATGCAGGGAAAGGTTTGGATTCTACAAACAAGCTAAATAACactcaaaaatcaggtttttaatGCGTGTGCTCTTCTGGAACATTAATGGTGTTGTGAAGTTGGATGCAGGTATTAAATTACGAGAGTTAGTTAGAGAGCACAAGCCTGAGGTTTTATGCATTGCTGAACCAAAGATTGCTTACTCTGATAATGTTTTGTTGAGGTTAAAATTGCCAGGTTTTAAAACTTCTGTTGTTCATAATTCTACGGCTGCTCGGGTTGGGAATTTATGGGTTATTTGGCTAGATGTTTTCAATGATCCGGAGGTGATTGATTCTACTCGTCAATCTATTACTATTAAGATTGatgaggtttttatttgttttgtccATGCTAGTTACATACAAGTGACATGCAGGGGACTTTGGCAGCAGCTGAATTTCTTTGAAACTAGTATGTGGTTAATTATTGGTGactttaattgtgttcttcgtaATGATGAGAAGAAAGGTGGTAatgcaccaagaacttcttgTATTAATGAATTCTCGGATTTGATGGAGGACATTAATCTGTTTGAAGCTGATTCTTTGGGTAGTCGTCTTACTTGGTCTAATGGCCAATCTGGTATCCATAGAATTGTAAGTAAATTGGATCGTGTTGTTATCAATGATGTATGGCTAATAAGTATATGACTTGGAGGTGTAAATCTCTTCCAAGGGAAGTTTATGACCATTCAGTActtattggttactcttttgttACTCAAAGACCAAGGCGCGCCCCTTTTAGCATTCAAAAAATGTGGTTTACACATCCTGATTTTACGTCTGATTATTGGAGTGCTCTGGTTATTGGTTCGCCTGATTTTATTTATCCTTTCAAGCTGAAACGCTTAAAGGAAGCTATTAAATTATGGAACCAATCTGTTTTTGGTAATGTTAATAGTAGATTGAAACAAGCTCAATTGCATATGGAGGTGGCTTTGAGAAATTCTGATGAAGATCCTTCGGATATAGAAAAATTCAATGTGGTGAAGGATGCAACAGTAAAGGTTCAGGATATTCGGATGCAGCAGAATATTATGTTAACACAGAAATCTCGCAATAaatggttgttggagggttctagcaatttttcttttttccataATAGCGTACAGACTAGGAGGTGTCATAATACTATTTCTAAGCTTGTTGCGGAGGATGGTACTACTATTACTGAGGCTGTTCAACTTAGGGATCATGTAGTTTCCTACTATGAAGCTAAGTTTAATGGTGATGATTTGCCAATTGAGAAAGGGATTTTTAATTATGATCACCCATCCATTACTGCAGAGGAGTGTGTGTGTATAGATTTGGTGCCTTCTTATGAAGAAATCAAACAAGCTGTCTTTGATTTGGATGCGGATAGTGCTCCTGGACCTGATGTTACAGCACCTTAAGTTTTACTATCTAAAAGTCAGTTTTACTGATTTCAATAATTAAAAGTTACCTAAATGCCAGTTTTactgatttcaatagtaattatgccaaatggtgtgcgttacagcaccttaagtttcttaaataactcaagaggatagtatttggatgggaaaagggccaacgatgtcagtacgtcacatggtcctaagttttcaaccaagattttaaggtttatcagctcttaaagggtAGTTTTCTAGTTTcaaagcgctttcaagggtagttatTATATACTATGAAATATcggggattagtaaaaaaactaaggagggatctattttgatggaaaatggtgtttatattttaggcaaattccataatatgctatagaaaatccagttttaccgatttcaatagtacttatgccaaatgttgagcgttacaacactttaagtttcttaaacaactcaagaggagagtatttggatgggaaaagggccaacgatgtcagtacgtcacatggtcctcagttttcaaccaagatctcaaggtttatcagctcttaaaagtcgttttctagttccatagcactttcagaacgctttcaagggtagttcatgtatactagcaaaatatcatgtttgaaaccaatcaCCCATGATTAgttaaaaaactaaggagggatctattttgatggaaaatggtgtttagattttaggaaaattccataatatgctatctaaaagccagttttaccgatttcaatagtaattatgccaaatgttaagcgttacagcaccttaagtttcttaaacaactcaagaatatagtatttggatgggaaaaagtccaacgatgtcagtacgtcacatggtcctcagttttcaaccaagatcttaaggtttataagcttaaagctcgttttctagttccatagcgctttcaagggtagttccaatatactaggaaaatatcctgtttgaaaccaatgacccgggattagtaaaaagaCTAAGGAgcgatctattttgatgggaaacggtgtttatattttaggaaaattccataatatgatatcgaaaagccaattttaccgattttaatagtagttatgccaaatttTGAGCGTTACTGCACTTTGAGTTTTGTAAACAACTTAAGAGGAGagtattttgatgggaaaaaggcTAACGATGTCAGTaactcacatggtcctcagttttcaaccaagattttcaggtttatcaactcttaaaggtcgttttctagttacaGAGCGCTTTCAGaatgctttcaagggtagttcctatatactaagaaaatatcatgtttgaaaccaatgac comes from Papaver somniferum cultivar HN1 chromosome 7, ASM357369v1, whole genome shotgun sequence and encodes:
- the LOC113295559 gene encoding uncharacterized protein LOC113295559, which gives rise to MWFTHPDFTSDYWSALVIGSPDFIYPFKLKRLKEAIKLWNQSVFGNVNSRLKQAQLHMEVALRNSDEDPSDIEKFNVVKDATVKVQDIRMQQNIMLTQKSRNKWLLEGSSNFSFFHNSVQTRRCHNTISKLVAEDGTTITEAVQLRDHVVSYYEAKFNGDDLPIEKGIFNYDHPSITAEECVCIDLVPSYEEIKQAVFDLDADSAPGPDVTAP